Within the Symbiobacterium terraclitae genome, the region GGCGTGAACAGGATCATCCTCAACTTCTTCAACCCGATCAACCTGGAGTGGTTCATCCCCGGCACGCCGGGCCACGACCACCCCAACGCCCCCGGCGTCGACGCCGAGTCGCCCGCCCTGCCCTTCTTCCTGAAGAACGGCTACACGGAGACGTACCGGGTGTACTCCTACTACCGCGAGCTGGAGGGCTTCCAGTTCGAGCCGAAGATCGCCGAGCGCAAGCGGGCGCTGGAGGAGAAAGGCATCACGGTCACCTACTACGACCCGCGCAAGCACTACGGGCTCGACGAGCTCTTCACCAACCTCGAGAACGAGGACTGGCGGCAGAAGGTCATGTCCAACGTGCACAGCCCCAACCCCTATCCGCTGCTCATCGTGCAGCGGGAAGGCCGTGTGGGCGGCTTCGCCGGGCCCCTGTTCGTGCAGGAGAGCGGCCGCGGCTACTTCGCCGGCATCGGCATCCACACCGACTTCCGCGGCGGCGGCGCCGGCTCCGTGCTCTTCTCGAGCCTGTGCCAGGGCCTGCGGGACATCGGGGCGACCTTCATGTCGCTCTTCACCGGGAAGACCAACGTGGCCCGGACCATCTACGAATCGGCCGGCTTCCGGATCGTCCACGAGTGGGCCTGCATGCGCAAGGACCTGAACTAGCCGCGAGGACCGGCCGAGGCCGGGTGATGATGCCCGGCACCTGCGTCCATGCTAATGAGGCGGCGGCCCCCAGCCGCACCTCGTTATAACACTGCGCACTGGGAGGATAGAAAAGTGAAGAGGATTGCAGCCGCGTTACTGATCCTCAGCATGCTCCTGGTCACTGCGTGCAGCGGCCAGAAGCAGACCCCGCCCCAGCAGACCCCGGGTCAGAACCAGACTCAGGAACCCTCCCCCGGTACGACGAAACCCAACACCCTGAAGCTGACCGGCGACGTTGACACGACGAAGACCCTGACGACGTTCGTCAACATCGAGCCGCCCCCTGCGTTCCACGGCAACCCGTACGATGACGTCGCCGGCCTGAACTGGTCGGTGCAGCCGCTGCTCTTCGTGCCGCTGGCCGACTACTCGCCGCTGCCCAACCGCGAGTTCCGTCCGGCCGCCCTGGAGAGCTTCAAGGCCGAGGGCAACACCCTGACCATGAAGCTCCGCAGCGACCTGAAGTGGAGCGACGGCAGCCCGCTGACCGTCGACGACGTGATGACGATGTTCTACCTGGGCGCCGCCAAGACCACCATCTGGCAGGTGGCCGAGTCCATCGAGAAGGTCGACGACAGCACCATCGTCGTCAAGTTCGTCAACGAGAGCCCGCTCAACCTGAACCTGGTGCTGCCCAGCTTCATCATGACGCCGCAGAAGCACTACGGCGAGCTGGCCGCCGACCTGAAGACCTACATCGAACAGTACCGGGTCTTCGACGAGGCCACCGGCCGCTACAAGTTCGACCCGGCCGGCCAGGCGATGATCGACGACATCAACAAGCGCCTGAGCGAGTACAAGCCCGACCCGCTGAAGGATGTGCTGTTCTCCGGCCCGTACATCCTTACCGGCGTCACCAGCGCTGAGGCCGTCTTCGAGGCCAATCCCCACTACTACATGGACGTCCAGATCCCGAAGGTCCGGGCGCTGCGCTCCGCCGGCGGCGAGTCCTTTGCCACCGCCGTGCTGCAGGAGGCCTTCACGGTCGAGAACGGCGGCCTGAGCCCCGAGATGACCAAGCAGGTCGAGCAGAAGTTCAAGAACACGCTCCGTACCATCTACGTCCCCGAGTTCTCGCAGATCGGCTACCTGTTCAACTACCAGATGTACCCCTTCGACAACCCCGTCGTGCGGAAGGCGTTCGCCTACCTGCTTGACCGCGAGACCCTGATCACGCTGGCCGAGCCCGGCAGCTTCATCAGCGACCCGCACGCCAGCGGCATGCTGCCCTCGCTGATCCCGGCCTACACCAACGCAGGGTTCGTGGACACGCTCCCCGACTACTCCTACAACCCGGCCAAGGCCGAGGAGCTGCTGACCTCCATCGGCTGGAAGAAGGTCAATGGCAAGTGGGCCAACGAGAAGGGCGAGGTCGTCAAGATCGAGATCTCGACCATCGGCTCCTGGCCTTCGCTGATGTACCCGTCTGAGGCCTACGCCACCATGCTGAAGGAGCAGGGCTTCGAGGTCGAGTTCAAGCCCATGGAGTTCGCCGCGATGGTGGACTACATGAACAAGGCCCAGCACCAGATCGCCTGCTACTTCGTGCCCAGCATGTCGACCTACGCCCACCCGTGGGAGGTCTACAACGCGGCCTACCTGGGTGCGTACGCCACCCGCATGAACATGCCGCAGCTCGAGCCCGGTCAGGACCGCATCCTGGTCGCCCCGAGCACCGGCAAGGAGTACAACGTCACCAAGATCCTGGCCGACCTCTACGAGGCCACCGACGAGGCCGAGATCAAGCAGCTCACCCAGGAGCTCATGACCCTGACCAGCGACCTGGTGCCGTTCGTGGGGCTCATTGAGAAGACCGCCCCGTTCCGCATCTACGACACCAAGCTGAGCCTGGCCGAGGGCGAGCTCGGCGTGCCGCAGAACAGCTTCTTCTGGTACGGCAACCTGAACACCATGCTCGCCAAGCAGCTGCGCGCCGGCGAACTCTACTTCGTCAAGTAGGCGCACAGCTCCACAGGGCCGGGGGCTGCCGCTGCAGCCCCCGGCCTCGTTCGCCCGGCGGGCAGCCCCGGCAAGGGGCGACCGGTGGCGGGCGTGCATCCCGACACACGAGGCCCGGCCGCCCGTGAGCAGCGTGGATCGCGACGCCCGGCGGCGCTTGAGCACGCTTGCAGGTGACTCGAGGCTGTCGTCGAACTGCCTGGGACATGACGCCCGAGGCTGGTACGGACCCTTGTACGTGACGCCCGGTGACGGACGAGCAGCGCCGGCACGTGATGCCCGGCGGGCGGCGAGCACCCTTGCACGTGGACTCCAGGCTGTCGTCGAACTGCCTGGGACATGACGCCCGAGGCTGGTACGGACCCTTGTACGTGACGCCCGGAGGCTGGTACGGACCCTTGTACGTGACGCCCGGTGACGGACGATCAGCGCCGGCACGTGGCGCCCGGCGGGCGGCGCCGGCGCGCGACACCCGCGGAATGGGAGGACTTGCGCGATGGCAGAACGCCTTGTTGTGCTCGGAATCGACGGCGGGGGAACCCGAACCCGGTGCCTTGCGGCCGACCTCTCGGGCAACATCCTGGGCGAGGGCGCCGGGGGACCGGCCAACGCCCTGGTGGTGGGCCAGGAGAGGGCGGTGGTCAGCGTGGCCGAGGCCGTCCGGCACGCCCTGCAGGCCGCCGGCCGCACCCCTGACGACGTGGGAGCGGTCTGCGCGGGGCTCGCAGGTGCGGGCCAGCCCGAGACGCAGGAAGCGCTGGCCGGGGCCCTCGCCGCAGCGCTGGCCCTGCCGGCAGCGGCGCGCATCCAGGTGGTAACCGACGCCCGCATCGCGCTGGCCGGTGCGCTGCAGGGAAAGCCCGGTGCGATCCTCATCGCAGGCACCGGCTCCATCGCCTACGGGCTGGACGACCGGGGCCGGCTGCACCGGGCAGGCGGCTGGGGTTGGATCCTCGGCGACGAGGGCAGCGGCTTCACCATCGGCCGCCAAGCACTGGCGGCGGGCCTCGCCGCCCTGGACGGCACCGGCCCGGCGACAGTGCTGGGCGACCGCATCTGCGCCGCCTGGAACCTCCAGCAGCTCTCCCAGGCGGTTCCCCGGGTCTACGCCGACCCGGCCGCCGCCCGGACGGAGATCGCCGCGCTGGTACCCGTCGTGGTGCAGGCGGCCGGCGAGGGCGACGCGGTGTCCCGCGAGATCCTGGCGCAGGCAGGGCGGGACCTGGCGCAGCTGGCTGCGGCGCTCCTCCGCCGCCTGGCCCTGCCGGAGCCGGTGGTGGCCACCACCGGCGGCGTGCTGGAGAGCGTGGCAGCCGTGCGGGAGGCCCTGATCCGCCGCCTGGCCGAACTGGCGCCCGCCGCCCGGGTCGTGGCGAGCGCCGCCAGCCCCGCCTCCGGGGCAGTGCTGATGGCCCGGATGATGCTGGGGTAACGCGGCGGGTAGGGCCGCAAGGCGAGAAGCCATCGGTCATCCGTGCCCTGAGACAGGTCCGGACAGGCTGACAGGCCGTGCAAGGATTGAGGGCGGTCCCGCCACACCTGACGGGGCCGCCCTCGTTCATGTCTCCGAAGAGCGCCGTGGTCACTCGCAGTCCTCACCGGCGCCGACCTTCCGTTCGAGCGTGACCACCAGCGTCGTGAACCCACCGAACCCCTCAACGACATACTGGAACTTGCAGCGCCAGCCGTCCCGGGCGTACGCATTCAGCGTATCCTCGAGTTCCTCGGCGGTGGCCAGCTTGAGAACCTTGTACTCGTACACCTGGCATCGCTCCTTTCACGCTCTGTTACGAAGATGACGCCCGGGTGCCCGGTAGTTCGCGGGCCGCCTGCCAAACGGTTGGCGTATCACCACCCTCCAGGGTACTCGGCAGCTTGCCTCCCCTTACGGTCGCCACCTCCCCCTACGACCGCCGCCTCGCTTGACGTCCGCCGCTTCGCTTAACGACCGTAGCCTCGCCTTACGGTCGCCGACTCACCTTTCAGCCGCCGCGTCGCCTTACGGCCGACGCATCCCCTTTCAACCGCTACCTCGCTTGATGCCCGCCGCTTCGCCTGACGTTCGCCGCTTCGCTTGACGTTCGCCGCTTTGCTTGACGTCCGCCCCTTTGCTTAACGACCGTAGCCTCGCCTTACGGTCGCCGACTCACCTTTCAGCCGCAACGTCGCCTTACGGCCGACGCATCCCCTTTCAACCGCCGCTTCGCTTGACGTCCGCCGCTTTGCTTAACGACCTTAGCCTTGCCTTACGGTCGCCGACTCACCTTACAGCTGCCACGTCGCCTTACGCCCGACGCATCCCCTTTCAACCGCCGCCTCACCTTACGGCAGCCGCCTCCGTGTACGGCCGCCGCCTTCCCCGGAACATCCGGCAGACCTTGACCGTCATTGCCAGAAAGGTCGTGCACCCGTCCGGCGTGGCCGCCGGGTGAGGGAGCCGAAGTGGAAGGTGAGTGGCGATGAACAGGCATGAGAGGGCGCTGGCGACGGTCCTGGAAGAGCTTCAGGCCCTCCCCGGGACCGATGCCGTGCTCTTCTTCGGCTCCGTGCAGCGGGGCGAGGGCCAGGCGACCTCCGATCTGGACTTCTACGTCGTCACCTCCGGCCGGGAGTACTGGAGGGCGGGCCGGGTCGTGGACGGCGTGCAGGTGGAGCTGTTCTTCAACCCGGCGCCCAAGATGCGGGAGCGCCTGGAGGAAGGTGACGCCGTCGCCATCCACGCCTTCGCCACCGGCCAGTTGCTGCTGGACCGCTCCGGGGTGGGCAAGGCGCTGGCCGCACGGGCCCGGCAGCTCTGGCAGGAGGGCCCCAAGCCCCTCACGCCGTGGCAGGCAGCCACCTGGCGGTACCGGCTGACCGACCTGGCCCAGGACATCGAGGACGTGCCCCCCGGCTCGCCGGAGGCGCATCTGCTCGCCGGTCTCCTCGTACCCCAGGTGCTGGAGGCGTTCTGCGCCCTCAACCGTGCCTGGGCCGACAAGCCCAAGCGGCTGCTGGCACGCATCCGGCAACTGGACCCCGAGCTTGCCGACATGGCCGCCGAGTTCTACCGGACGTCCAACCCCGCTGTCGCCGTGCGGATCGCCGACCGGGTCCTGGCACCCTTCGGGGGCCGCATCCACACGTACGAGAGCGACCGGGTCCCGATCGGCGAGCGCTGGCGCATACCGTTCCCTACCGCCCGGCGAGGATGGGGGCTGAAGGGGCCCTCCGTACACGGGTGCATGAGTTCAAGCGTAAACGGCAAGGGTTTGAGCCACGCTGGGTGTGGGTACTGGCTCAAAACCTTGCCGTTCAACCTTCAACGACCTCGCCGGCGCCGGCTGATCGACCCTCCCCCCCGAGTCCGTGACAGTGTCACTGCCCTTTCCGGCCTCCCCCACGGCCCTTCGGGCACCGTCCCAGCCCTCGGCCGGCACCCAATGGTAAGGATTTGAGCCACCGCCCGGACATGGGGTGGCTCAAATCCTTGCCGTTCAATCTTCAACGACCTCGCCGGCGCCGGCTGATCGCCCCTCTACCCCGGGTCCCTGAGAGTGTCAATGCCCTTTCCGGCCTCCCCCACGACCCCTTGAGGCCCGTCCCAGCACCCAATGGTAAGGATTTGGGCTACCGCCCAGACGTGGGGTGGCTCAAATCCTTGCCGTTCAATCTTCAACGACCTCGCCGGCGCCGGCTGATCGCCCCTCTACCCCGGGTCCCTGAGAGTGTCAATGACCTTTCCGGCCCCTCACGGACCCTTGAGGCCCCGTCCCAGCACCCAATGGTAAGGATTTGAGCCACCGCCCAGACGTGGGGTGGCTCAAATCCTTGCCGTTCAATCCTCAACTACCGCCACCGACAGCCTGCCGTCTTCCCACTCCCCCTACCCCGCCTCGAAGAACTTGAACTGCGCCTGGATCAGCCCGTAGTAGACGCCGCGCCGGGCCATGAGCGAGTCGTGGGTGCCCATCTCGACGATCTTGCCGTGATCCAGCACCACGATCTTGTCCGCGTTCCGGATCGTCGAGAGCCGGTGGGCGATCACGAAGGAGGTGCGGCCCTTCAGCAGCCGGGCCAGGGCCTCCTGGATCAGCACCTCCGTCTGCGTGTCGATGGAGGCCGTGGCCTCGTCCAGCACCAGGATCCGCGGGTCAGCCAGCAGCGCCCGGGCGAAGGAGAGCAGCTGACGCTCGCCCATCGAGAGCCGGGAGCCCCGCTCCCGCACCTCCGTCTGGTACCCCTGGGGCAGCCGCATGATGAAGTCGTGGGCGCGCACGGCCTTCGCGGCGGCGATGACCTCCTCGTCGGTGGCGTCCAGCCGGCCGAAGCGGATGTTGTCCATGATCGTGCCGCTGAAGATGAAGGTCTCCTGCAGCACGATGCCGATCTGCCGCCGCAGGGACTCCAGCGTCACGTCCCGCACGTCGATGCCGTCGATGCGCACGGCGCCCTCGTTCACGTCGTAGAAGCGGGAGAGCAGGTTGATGATCGACGTCTTGCCGGCGCCCGTGTGGCCGACCAGCGCCACGGTCTCGCCCGGCTCCACCTTGAGCGACACGCCGCTGAGCGCCGTGCGCCCCTCCTCGTAGGCGAAGACCACGTTGTCCAGCTCCACCGCGCCCCGGATGGGCGGCAGGGGCCGGGCGTCCGGC harbors:
- a CDS encoding DUF4177 domain-containing protein translates to MYEYKVLKLATAEELEDTLNAYARDGWRCKFQYVVEGFGGFTTLVVTLERKVGAGEDCE
- a CDS encoding nucleotidyltransferase domain-containing protein; this translates as MNRHERALATVLEELQALPGTDAVLFFGSVQRGEGQATSDLDFYVVTSGREYWRAGRVVDGVQVELFFNPAPKMRERLEEGDAVAIHAFATGQLLLDRSGVGKALAARARQLWQEGPKPLTPWQAATWRYRLTDLAQDIEDVPPGSPEAHLLAGLLVPQVLEAFCALNRAWADKPKRLLARIRQLDPELADMAAEFYRTSNPAVAVRIADRVLAPFGGRIHTYESDRVPIGERWRIPFPTARRGWGLKGPSVHGCMSSSVNGKGLSHAGCGYWLKTLPFNLQRPRRRRLIDPPPRVRDSVTALSGLPHGPSGTVPALGRHPMVRI
- a CDS encoding N-acetylglucosamine kinase, translating into MAERLVVLGIDGGGTRTRCLAADLSGNILGEGAGGPANALVVGQERAVVSVAEAVRHALQAAGRTPDDVGAVCAGLAGAGQPETQEALAGALAAALALPAAARIQVVTDARIALAGALQGKPGAILIAGTGSIAYGLDDRGRLHRAGGWGWILGDEGSGFTIGRQALAAGLAALDGTGPATVLGDRICAAWNLQQLSQAVPRVYADPAAARTEIAALVPVVVQAAGEGDAVSREILAQAGRDLAQLAAALLRRLALPEPVVATTGGVLESVAAVREALIRRLAELAPAARVVASAASPASGAVLMARMMLG
- a CDS encoding GNAT family N-acetyltransferase; protein product: MSMIRDMAAADLQAAHALWNQAAESRDILHKPLTPERFEALFVAADEGEVKCNLVAEENGRVVGFGNAYHKLGADMGYVTFVLVEPGSRRRGVGSRMLAELEARLRQYPGVNRIILNFFNPINLEWFIPGTPGHDHPNAPGVDAESPALPFFLKNGYTETYRVYSYYRELEGFQFEPKIAERKRALEEKGITVTYYDPRKHYGLDELFTNLENEDWRQKVMSNVHSPNPYPLLIVQREGRVGGFAGPLFVQESGRGYFAGIGIHTDFRGGGAGSVLFSSLCQGLRDIGATFMSLFTGKTNVARTIYESAGFRIVHEWACMRKDLN
- a CDS encoding ABC transporter substrate-binding protein; protein product: MKRIAAALLILSMLLVTACSGQKQTPPQQTPGQNQTQEPSPGTTKPNTLKLTGDVDTTKTLTTFVNIEPPPAFHGNPYDDVAGLNWSVQPLLFVPLADYSPLPNREFRPAALESFKAEGNTLTMKLRSDLKWSDGSPLTVDDVMTMFYLGAAKTTIWQVAESIEKVDDSTIVVKFVNESPLNLNLVLPSFIMTPQKHYGELAADLKTYIEQYRVFDEATGRYKFDPAGQAMIDDINKRLSEYKPDPLKDVLFSGPYILTGVTSAEAVFEANPHYYMDVQIPKVRALRSAGGESFATAVLQEAFTVENGGLSPEMTKQVEQKFKNTLRTIYVPEFSQIGYLFNYQMYPFDNPVVRKAFAYLLDRETLITLAEPGSFISDPHASGMLPSLIPAYTNAGFVDTLPDYSYNPAKAEELLTSIGWKKVNGKWANEKGEVVKIEISTIGSWPSLMYPSEAYATMLKEQGFEVEFKPMEFAAMVDYMNKAQHQIACYFVPSMSTYAHPWEVYNAAYLGAYATRMNMPQLEPGQDRILVAPSTGKEYNVTKILADLYEATDEAEIKQLTQELMTLTSDLVPFVGLIEKTAPFRIYDTKLSLAEGELGVPQNSFFWYGNLNTMLAKQLRAGELYFVK